From a region of the Tenggerimyces flavus genome:
- the thrB gene encoding homoserine kinase, translating to MSDRRVRVRVPATSANLGPGFDAFGLALGLYDEASVSVADSGIQVEVTGEGAGEVSTGDDNLVVQAMNATFDQFGERPDGLRLHCTNTIPHGRGLGSSAGAIVAGVLAARALVENGEDRLDDDGCLMLAASLEGHPDNVAACLLGGLTVAWIDGGAHSRAYRLDPGEVSAVVFVPNAPVSTQAARGLLPATVPHADAAANAGRAGLLVAALAGRPHEPVNLDLLLAATEDRLHQPYRAPAMPESLALVRELRDRRVPAVISGAGPTVLAFCQELDSAKLAAEAPAGFVARCLDVDGEGAVVQRGTGNGE from the coding sequence ATGTCGGACAGACGCGTACGAGTACGGGTCCCCGCGACCAGCGCGAACCTCGGTCCGGGCTTCGACGCGTTCGGCCTGGCGCTCGGCCTCTATGACGAAGCGTCAGTCTCCGTTGCTGATTCGGGCATCCAGGTGGAGGTCACGGGGGAGGGCGCCGGCGAAGTGTCCACCGGCGACGACAACCTCGTGGTCCAGGCGATGAACGCGACGTTCGACCAGTTCGGCGAACGTCCGGACGGCCTGCGGCTGCACTGTACGAACACCATCCCGCACGGCCGCGGCCTCGGCTCGTCGGCAGGTGCGATCGTCGCCGGTGTGCTCGCGGCAAGAGCGCTCGTCGAGAACGGCGAGGACCGGCTCGACGACGACGGCTGCCTCATGCTCGCGGCAAGCCTGGAAGGCCACCCGGACAACGTCGCGGCCTGCCTGCTCGGCGGTTTGACCGTCGCCTGGATCGACGGCGGCGCGCACTCGCGGGCGTACCGGCTGGACCCGGGCGAAGTCTCCGCCGTGGTGTTCGTGCCGAACGCTCCGGTCTCCACGCAGGCCGCGAGAGGGCTGCTCCCGGCGACGGTTCCCCACGCCGACGCCGCCGCGAACGCGGGCCGCGCGGGGCTGCTCGTCGCCGCGCTCGCGGGCCGGCCGCACGAGCCGGTCAACCTGGACTTGCTCCTCGCCGCGACCGAGGACCGGCTGCATCAGCCATACCGCGCGCCGGCCATGCCGGAGTCGTTGGCCCTGGTCAGGGAGCTGCGCGACCGCCGCGTACCCGCGGTGATCTCCGGCGCCGGGCCGACCGTGCTGGCGTTCTGTCAGGAGTTGGACAGCGCCAAGCTGGCCGCCGAGGCACCCGCGGGCTTCGTCGCGCGTTGTCTCGACGTCGACGGCGAGGGAGCTGTCGTTCAACGTGGCACTGGCAACGGGGAATAA
- the thrC gene encoding threonine synthase yields the protein MAAPWRGVIQEYRDRLPVTDATPVVTLGEGGTPLVPSAWLSEETGCEVWIKVEGDNPTGSFKDRGMTVAVSKAAEQGVKVVVCASTGNTSASAAVYAVRAGMLPVVLVPEGRIARGKLVQAIVTGAKLVQVQGNFDACLAVARGLTDRYPVVLVNSANKDGYRLAGQMTAAYEIVDVLGDAPDLHVLPVGNAGNITAYWAGYQAYKENGPATRVPRMWGYQAEGAAPIVHHAPVAQPETVATAIRVGNPARWEDADAALEESNGRIEAVPDSEILRAQAHLASHDGIFVEPASAVGVAGLLRSHAAGVLDPGQRIAITVTGHGLKDVETALDFAGDVPQLVVPPDAEAAARLLDLG from the coding sequence ATGGCAGCGCCGTGGCGTGGGGTGATCCAGGAGTACCGGGACCGACTGCCTGTCACGGACGCGACGCCGGTCGTCACGCTCGGCGAGGGCGGTACGCCGCTCGTTCCCTCCGCCTGGCTCTCGGAGGAGACCGGCTGCGAGGTCTGGATCAAGGTCGAGGGCGACAACCCGACCGGCTCGTTCAAGGACCGCGGCATGACCGTCGCGGTGTCCAAGGCCGCCGAGCAGGGCGTGAAGGTCGTCGTCTGCGCCTCCACCGGCAACACCAGCGCGTCGGCCGCGGTCTATGCCGTACGGGCCGGAATGCTGCCCGTCGTCCTCGTCCCCGAGGGCCGCATCGCCCGCGGCAAGCTCGTCCAGGCGATCGTCACCGGCGCCAAGCTCGTCCAGGTGCAGGGCAACTTCGACGCCTGCCTCGCCGTCGCCCGCGGCCTCACCGACCGCTACCCGGTCGTGCTCGTCAACTCCGCCAACAAGGACGGCTACCGGCTCGCCGGCCAGATGACGGCCGCGTACGAGATCGTCGACGTGCTCGGCGACGCACCCGACCTCCACGTCCTTCCGGTCGGCAACGCGGGCAACATCACCGCGTACTGGGCGGGTTACCAGGCGTACAAGGAGAACGGGCCCGCGACCAGGGTGCCGCGGATGTGGGGATACCAGGCCGAGGGCGCCGCGCCGATCGTCCACCACGCGCCCGTCGCCCAACCTGAGACCGTTGCCACAGCCATCCGGGTGGGCAATCCGGCTCGCTGGGAGGACGCCGACGCGGCACTGGAGGAGTCGAACGGACGCATCGAAGCCGTTCCAGACAGCGAAATCCTGCGGGCGCAAGCTCACCTTGCCTCCCACGACGGCATCTTCGTCGAGCCCGCCTCGGCCGTCGGCGTCGCCGGCCTGCTCAGGTCGCATGCCGCCGGCGTTCTGGACCCGGGCCAACGGATCGCGATCACCGTCACCGGCCATGGGCTGAAGGATGTCGAGACCGCGCTCGACTTCGCCGGCGACGTGCCGCAGCTCGTCGTGCCCCCCGACGCCGAGGCGGCCGCGCGGCTCCTCGATCTCGGCTGA